Below is a window of Vicingus serpentipes DNA.
AATAATGCCAGTACATGTATATGGAACACCTTGTGATGTAATAGCGATAGAACAAGTGGCTAAAAAACACAAGTTAAAAGTCATTTATGATGCTGCCCATGCTTTTGGTGTAGAAGTAAACAATAATTCTATTCTAAACTATGGCGATTTATCCGTTTTAAGCTTTCATGCTACTAAGGCCTTTAATACGGTTGAAGGCGGAGCTATTATTTGCCATGATGATGCTACCAAAGAAAAAATCGACAATTTAAAAAACTTTGGAATTACTGATGAAATTACCGTTGTTGCACCTGGTATTAATGGAAAAGTAAATGAATTAATAGCTGCTTATGGTTTATTGCAATTAAAAACAATTGATAGCGATATTGAAAAATGCAAAACCATTACAACTTACTACAAAGAACATTTAGCTAACATTGAAGGACTTAAATGTATGCCAGATATTAAAAACACCAAACTTAATTACTCCTACTTTCCTATTTTCATTGATGAAGAAAAATTTGGAATGAGCAGGGACGAACTTTACTTTAAACTAAAAGAAAACAACATTTTTGGTAGACGTTATTTCTACCCCTTAATTACTGATTTTAATACCTATAAGAATTTTGACTCTTCCAACTTACCTATCGCAAAAAAAATAGCTAGCCAAGTTATTTGTTTGCCCATTTATGCTGGATTAACAACAGCTGAAGTTAATTATATTACAGCTATTATAAACTCTTAATTTTGTGCTAAAAAAAGGAATCTTATGGGATTTTATTGGTAAATTCTTTAAACAAGGGATAGGTTTTATTATTTCTATT
It encodes the following:
- a CDS encoding DegT/DnrJ/EryC1/StrS family aminotransferase, which produces MKKPKNPILVTQPTLPNLDEFHASLKEIWASKWITNKGAFHQQFELELAKHLGVKYVSIFNNATIALLTALQALEIKGEVITTPYSFVATANSLMWNNLTPVFCDVDPIYGNLDAAKIENLITPNTTAIMPVHVYGTPCDVIAIEQVAKKHKLKVIYDAAHAFGVEVNNNSILNYGDLSVLSFHATKAFNTVEGGAIICHDDATKEKIDNLKNFGITDEITVVAPGINGKVNELIAAYGLLQLKTIDSDIEKCKTITTYYKEHLANIEGLKCMPDIKNTKLNYSYFPIFIDEEKFGMSRDELYFKLKENNIFGRRYFYPLITDFNTYKNFDSSNLPIAKKIASQVICLPIYAGLTTAEVNYITAIINS